The stretch of DNA GCTTTTGGTTTGAAAACAACTGATGGTGCTGAAGTCTTGATCCACGTTGGTATCGACACTGTAACAATGAACGGTGAAGGTTTTGAAGCAAAAGTTGCTCAAGGTGACAAGGTTAAAGCTGGCGATGTTCTTGGAACATTTGACTCAAATAAAATCGCTGCAGCTGGACTTGATGATACAACAATGGTTATCGTTACAAATACAGCTGACTACGCTTCAGTAGCTCCAGTCGCAACAGGTTCAGTTGCGAAGGGGGATGCTGTGATCGAAGTGAAAATCTAATCAATCCTCTCTAATGTGAAAACGAACAAATGACATGTTTGTTCGTTTTTGCTTGAATGGTAAGATTTACAGAGGAAAATCTAAAAAATAGAGAAATTTAGACTTTCGAAATATGCTATAATAAAGAAAATAAAAACAAGAGGTTTATCATGACAAAATTATATGGAAGCTTGGAAGCGGGCGGTACAAAGTTTGTCTGTGCTGTCGGTGATGAAAACTTTAACGTTGTAGAAAAAACACAATTTCCAACAACAACTCCAATCGAAACAATCGATAAAACCATCAAGTTCTTCTCAAAATTCGATAATCTTGCTGGTCTTGCAGTTGGTTCATTTGGTCCAATTGATATTGACAAAAATTCAAAAACCTATGGCTTTATCACAACGACTCCAAAACCAAACTGGGCAAATGTGGACTTGCTTGGTGCCCTTCGTCGCGCTTTAAACGTACCAATGTACTTCACTACAGACGTAAACAGCTCTGCCTATGGTGAAGTGGTTGCCCGTAACAATGCTGGCGGTCGTATCGAAAACTTGGTTTACTACACAATCGGTACAGGTATCGGTGCAGGTGTCATCCAACGTGGTGAGTTTATCGGTGGTGCGGGTCACCCTGAAATGGGCCACTACTATGTGGCGAAACACCCAATGGATATTGAAAAAGAATTCAACGGTGTTTGTCCATTCCACAAAGGCTGCTTGGAAGGCTTTGCGGCTGGACCAAGTTTGGAAGCTCGTACAGGTATTCGTGGTGAAAACATTGAACTTAACAGCTCTGTCTGGGATGTTCAAGCCTACTACATCGCTCAAGCTGCAGTCAATGCGACAGTGACTTTCCGCCCAGATGTGATCGTCTTTGGTGGTGGGGTCATGGCTCAACAACACATGCTGGACCGTGTCCGTGAGAAATTTACAGCTCTTCTCAATGGCTACCTTCCAGTACCAGATGTGCGTGACTATATCGTGACTCCAGCAGTCGCAGGGAATGGTTCTGCCACACTTGGGAACTTTGTCCTTGCAAAAGAAGTTTCAAAATAAACCACAAAATCCGCTTGGGAAACCAAACGGATTTTTTATGTGTCAAAGCATTTGCCAGAAAAAGTCAATAATATAGGTCAGACCGTAGGTATAAACCACGAGGGTAAAGGGTTTGGTCAGAATGATGATGGTCATATAGCGCTTGAAGCTCATCTTGGTCAAGGCAGCCAGCATACAGAGAAAGTCAGCAGGGCTAACAGGCCAAATCATCATAAAGATAAAGAAACGGTCAAAACGATTGCCCTTATCTAGCCAGCCGATATACTTGTCATAGGTGCGCTTGCTGACGACAGACTGGACAAATGCGGCCCCATAGAGGCGCACCAGATAAAAGATAATGGCACAGCCAATCACGATGCCGATATAGTTGTAGATAGTCCCGATGATGTGCCCGTAAATAAAGACCCCAGCCACCGAGGTCAAGGCCCCAGGAATGATAGGTACGACCGTCTGTAAAATCTGTAAAAAGATAAAGAGAGGTGGCCCCCAGATACCTGCCTGCTGGATAAAGGCAGAGAGGGTTTCCTTAGACTGTAAAACCCCAGCTTGATAAGCCCAAATACAGAAAATCAAACTCCCAACCCCACCAACAATCGATGAGATATTGATAACTTGCTGCAGAAGGGGAGATACAGCTTTCATTTGTTTATCCTGTGACATGTAAACTCCTCATAGATAGTATAATTCTACTATACCATATTTTGGAGGAGAAAGGGGGAAGATTGCTTTTGCTATGGGAAGAGTGATGGACTTTGAGTCTAAACATGCTATAATAAAAGGAGCAGACATGTAGCAAAGGAGAGAGTATGATGCAGGTAAAACCAGAACTGGAAATAGAAAAACAACTGATCAGCCAACTGGTGACTGGGGAAAGTCAATGGACTTACAGAGATGACCTTAAAACTGAAGAGCAATTATGGGAAAACTTCTTTGAAAAGCTAGCCCAGAACAATGTGGCTCTATTGGCAGATCATCCCCTGACAGAACAGGAAAAACGCCAGATAAAGAATCAACTGAACTTTGTTAGCTACTATGATGCAGCCAAGTGGTTGGTCGGCGAAAATGGCATTGCCAAGGTTGAGGTTCAGAGAGAAGATGCTAGTTTGGGGACTATCCGTTTATCTGTCATTTGGCGAGACAGTATCGCAGCTGGCAAGTCCAGTTATGAGGTTGTCAACCAAGTCGAGAGAGATAAGATAAATC from Streptococcus mitis encodes:
- the scrK gene encoding fructokinase ScrK gives rise to the protein MTKLYGSLEAGGTKFVCAVGDENFNVVEKTQFPTTTPIETIDKTIKFFSKFDNLAGLAVGSFGPIDIDKNSKTYGFITTTPKPNWANVDLLGALRRALNVPMYFTTDVNSSAYGEVVARNNAGGRIENLVYYTIGTGIGAGVIQRGEFIGGAGHPEMGHYYVAKHPMDIEKEFNGVCPFHKGCLEGFAAGPSLEARTGIRGENIELNSSVWDVQAYYIAQAAVNATVTFRPDVIVFGGGVMAQQHMLDRVREKFTALLNGYLPVPDVRDYIVTPAVAGNGSATLGNFVLAKEVSK
- a CDS encoding TVP38/TMEM64 family protein translates to MSQDKQMKAVSPLLQQVINISSIVGGVGSLIFCIWAYQAGVLQSKETLSAFIQQAGIWGPPLFIFLQILQTVVPIIPGALTSVAGVFIYGHIIGTIYNYIGIVIGCAIIFYLVRLYGAAFVQSVVSKRTYDKYIGWLDKGNRFDRFFIFMMIWPVSPADFLCMLAALTKMSFKRYMTIIILTKPFTLVVYTYGLTYIIDFFWQML